CCTATCATGCCTCGCATGTGCGGCATCGCGGGCATCTTGCGTTTTGATGATGAGCCGATCGACCCCAAACGGGCCGAAGCGATGCGCGACGCGCTCAAACACCGCGGCCCGGATGGCGACGGCATCGTACACCTCGGCCGCTGCACGCTGGTCCATACACGGCTGGCCGTGATCGACCAGCACGACGGCGCGCAGCCCATGTCCCTGCCCGACGGCTCGCTCACCGTCGTGTTCAACGGCGAGATCTACAACCACGCCGCGTTGCGCGAGCAACTCGAAAAACTCGGCCACACCTTCACCACCGACCACAGCGACACCGAAGTCCTCCTCCACGGCTACCGCCAGTGGGGAACATCAATGATGGATCGCCTCGACGGGATGTGGGCCTTCGCGATCTGGGATGCGGAGAAGCAGGAGTTGTTGTTGAGCCGAGATCGGGCGGGGCAGAAACCGCTCTATTGTGGAATATCAAGTCGCAATGACGAAGTCTGGTTTGCCAGCAACAACACTGCACTAGGCGCAGCGTATCTGGGCGGCTACGAAAAGCAGTTCGCAAACTACGCACACTTTGCCACCGATTTCCTACGACTTGGGTATGGCAATGCGTTTGCTAATTTTGCTTGCATCGATATCGACAAGCGTTCATGGGTCAAATGGGATGCAAAAATCGATCTCAAATACTTCGCGAAAGGTATAGCAGATTTTTTTAGAACGTACAGCGATGAGCCAGTTGCAATACCCGCATGCTCTGGAGCACCGCAAGAGCAGTTGGGCACCACGCTAACCGATGCCGTGAGTAAACGGCTACTTTCAGACATGCCTCTTGGTGCCTTTCTATCAGCTGGAGTTGATTCTTCTCTGATCGTAGCGATTGCTCAACGCAAGATAAATCAGACAGGACTTCCGCCCCTCCGCACCTTCAGCGTCGCGATGGAGGAAGCCCTCTACGACGAGTCGGTCGAAGCCGCTGCAACCGCCGAACACCTCGGCACGGACCACACGACACTGCTTATCCAACCCGGCGACGTGATGGACGACCTCGAAACGCTTATGCGATTGAGTGGCGAGCCGACGGCCGACAGTTCGATCCTGCCGACGTATTGGCTTTGCAAGGCCGCGCGGGAGCACGTCACCGTCGCGCTATCGGGTGACGGCGGCGATGAGTTATTCGGCGGGTACGACCGCTACCGCGCGATGGGGCTGTTGGCGAAACGCGGCCGACTGCTCGGGATGCTACCCGCCACGCGACACCGCGAGCAAAAATCAATGCGTGCCCGGCTGGGCCGGCTGGTCCACGCCGCGCGTCAAGACAGCCCCGCCATGCAATACCTCTCCATGATCCAGCTCTTCGATGATGAACAGATTAACGCAATGCGCCGATCAAAACCCGACGCGATGGATCGCCATGAAGCCAAAGGCGTCCCCGCTTGGCCCGACACCGGCGATCCCGTCCGCGACGCGATGATGTGGGACCGCAACCACTACCTGCCCTACGACATCCTGCGCAAAGTCGACCGAGCGTCGATGGCGGTGGCGCTCGAGGTGCGGTGCCCGATGCTGTCGCCGGGGATGCTGGCGCTGTCGGATCGGCTGACAACCGAGCAACTCCGCGCGGGCGGCAAACCCAAGGGGCTCTTGCGCGAGTTGGCGAAGAAGTATCTGCCGCCGGCCGTGGCCAAGCGGCGTAAGAGCGGGTTCGCGATCCCGATCGGGCAGTGGTTCCGCACGACCTTGGCCGAGCCGATGCGCGAGCGCGTGCTTGATCCGGGCTACATGGATCGGCTGGACTTTAGGCCCGACCTGCCCGAGCGGATGTGCGCCGACCACCTCGCGGGCACGGCCGACCACACCCACCGGCTGTTCGCGCTGCTGCAGCTCTCGATCTGGCACCGCTGGCTCGTCTCGCAGGGGGTCTGATCGTGCCGGGCCACACGCGAACGCCGCCGGCGGGCTACCATGCGTGACCGACCTGCCCCCATGGAGTGCGCTATGCACACACGTTTGTTCCGCCCCGCCGCCCTGCTCCCGCTCGTCCTGGCCTTGCTCTTGCACGCGCCGATCGCGACAGCCGAAGAAGTCACGGTGATGACCTACAACGTCGAGAACATGTTCGACGTTTATGACGACCCGTATACGCAGGACGAGGACACCGACATCAAGCGGCGCGACGAGATCGTGCTGATCGCCCAGGCGATCGAGCAGGCCGACGCCGACATCGTCGTGTTCCAGGAGCTCGAGAACGAGTACCTGCTCGAAGGCATGGTGAGCACCTTCCTCGCGGGCAAGGGGTACGAATACATCGCGGCCCAGCGCACCAACTCGGGCCGGGGCATCAACCTCGGCATCATCTCGCGCTACCCGATCAAACGCCTGGCGAGCTACCGCTACCTCGACTTCACCCACCCCGACGCGCCGGGCCGGTCCTGGCGGTTTGCGCGCGACGCGATGCACATCACACTCGACGTCCACGGCCACGACGTCCATATCTTCAACGTCCACCTCAAGAGCAACAGCAGCCGCCCTGGCGACGAGAACTCCAAGCTCTGGCGCACCGCCGAGGCGATCATGGTCAAGTCGCTGATCCGCGACATCCTCGCCGACGACCCAGACGCGTACGTCCTGCTCATGGGCGACTGCAACTCGAACTACTGGGTTGACCCCCGGCAAGACCGGGCTTGGCCCGCGACGGTACACCTCCGCGCGGCCGAGCCGGACGGCAGCCACCTGCTCATCGACGCCCACGAACACCTCTCGCACGAAGACCGCGTCACCATCCCCGGCGACGACCGCTACCCGCCCGCGACCTTCGACTACGTCTACGCCTCACCCGCGCTCGCACAGCACTACGTCGAAGGCAGCGCGTTCATCCTCCGCGACCCCGCGCTCGTCGGCGGGAGCGACCACCTGCCCACCGGCGCGGCGTACGACATCGGGGACTAACCCCGACCGCCCGGTTGAACCCACGCCGGGATTCTGCATACTAGCCCGCCCGGGGGCGACCGCCGCTTCCCACTTTTTGCCACCACCCTTTTGAAAGCAGAGCATCATGGCCGAGAACGCCCAGCAGAAACAAGTCCGCATGCGTATCCAGGACAACAACGCCCGCGCGACCTACGCCAACGCCTTCCGTCACAACGCCAACGCCAACGAGCTGATCCTCGACCTCGGCGTCAACGTCGTCACCCCCCACCCCGACGCCAAGGGCACCGCCGACGACCCCGCGGCCGACATGCTGTTTCAGGTCGATACCCGCGTCGTCATGAACTACGCTACGACCAAACGCCTGGCCGGCTTCCTGAACCAGCTCGTCCAGGCCCACGAACAGAAGTTCGGCGAGATCAAGACCGACGCGTAATCGCACACGATCGGCGCGTCACCCGCGCGGAGTCAAAACACAACCCACGAACAGCCGGCGGCCTACGGACGCCGGTTTTTCTTGCGCGTTCTGTGTCTGGTGCGCGGAGCGTGTCCGCGAGCGCAACCCACCACGCGCTGCCTGCTCCCGGGTGCCACACAACTGCCCTGCTCGGAGGGCTGCTGTGTGCAGGAACGCCAACCCCGTTGTTCTGTCGCACACAGCAGCCCTGCGGACAGGGCAGTTGTGTGGCACCCAATCGGGGTGGATGCCCACGGTGGGTATCGCTCGCGGACGCGCCCCACCCACCCTACGCCGGGGCGTGCGCTACGCCGGGCCGTGCGGTTAGCGCTCTGCATCCGCCACGAAATCGACATCTACGTTGTAGACGAATAACGCGCTCGCGGTCGTGTCGGCGTCGCTGACCAAGCGGACCCAGTGGGCGTTGAAGCCGGCGGGGAAGTCGTAGTCGACAAGAACGCCGGGCTTGCAATCGAACTGCGTACAGGTGTGCCAGTCGCCCGTGCCGCTGGGGTCGACTTGGACCGCGACGGTGCAGGCGGTGTCGCATTTGAGTCGGAGGCGCTTGCCTTCGTAGCCGTACATCAGGTACGGGTCGGACGGCTGGCCGGCAACGACTTGGGTGTTGTGCCAGGGGCCGCCCATGCCGACGGGTTTGCCCATCCGCCAGAGTTCGTCGACGACGCCGGCCCAGACCGCGGCGCTGCCCTCTTCGTTCTTGTAGATGCGCTCGCCTTGGGCATCCGCGTCGATGCCGGTGAGCAGGATCAAGCCGCGGTAGCTGCAGAAGTCGTGGATACGGAACGGGTGCGACGCGATCGGGCGGAGGTGCGCGAAGCCGCCGGCGTTGCGTGCGGGCAGCTCGTAGAACGTCCCGCCGACGTTGAGCATGTCGCGTTCGGTCGCCACTTCGCGGACTAGCCGCGCAAAGCCGATCGCCTCGCCGAAAGCTTCGTGCTCGGCCTGGTGCGGGTTGATCGGCAGCCGCCAGCGTCGGCCGTCCTCCTCGATCAGGATCGAAGTGCCATCGACGCGGGCCGGGAGCGTCGCGGGGTCGGGCGCCCCCGCCTGCCAGACCTGGCCGCGCACGCCCGGGTCGCTGTTCGCGGCAAACGTCAGTTCGGGGCCGAGCTCGAAGAGCGGGCGCTCGGCGTTGTCGCTGTTCTGCGCGATGAGCCCAAGCGTGCGCCGGCGATAGCTTAGCCCGCGCATCACACCGCCGAGGATGTGCGAAGACTCGGCTGTGGCGAGCCCGTCAAAGATCGCGTCGGGCTCGGTGGTGCGCGGGTCGTCGTTGGCGTAGCTGAACCAGGCGGTGACGCCTGTAACATCAGAATGCGGCCGGACCCGCACCCACGCGCCGCGCTCGTCGTCGGTGAAGATGATGTGTTGATAGCTGTACGCGGCGATGCTGACCTGCCGCAATACCTCCCACTGGTTGTTGCCCTCTCGGTCGATCTCGATGTCGAACACGGCCCGCGTTTCCGTGCGATGGCCCAAGTGCAACATGCGTCGGTCGTAGCCGGCAAACAGGTAGGCGTCGCTACCGTCGCCTGCCACAACATCGTCGTTGAGCCAGACGCCGCCGCTGCCAAGCGCCGGGCCCAGCGTGCTCAGCGTCTCGGGGGCGACGAACCAGAGGTTGGAGTTGGAGACGAGCGGTGCGCCGTGTTCGCTCTTGAAGGGCCGAGTGTTGAGGAACTCTTTCTGCGCCGAGTCGTCGCAGCCCAGGACGACAAAGTCGCCCCAGCGTGCGAAGTCGCCGATGACCTTGAGGTAATTGCTGCGCGGCACGATGCCCGCCGAGTTGCCCAGCGAGAACGTCGCGGGGAAGTGCCAGAACGTGCCGTGCATCGTGGCAAGGTAATCGTCGCCCGTGCCGATCTCGCGGATGCGCGGCCACTCGGTGTTCCAGCCGTGCGCCCCGTCGTAGGAGAAGCTGGCCTTGGGCAGGCGGTAGGTGTGCCAGTCGCCTGCGTCGAGCAGGTTCAAGAGGACCGAGCGGTGGTCCCAGCCCATCGCCCAAACCGGGGCGGTGTCTTCCTCGCCCTCGGGCGCGCCGTAGATCCCGCCGGGGCCGGTGATCTCGGTGAACTGCTCGCGGACGAGCATCTCCCAGTCCTGGCCGGGCCCGCCCCACCGCGCGAACGCGCCGGACTCGGTCGTCGGGTCGGTCATGGCTGCGCGGCCGTGCTCGCCGTTGTTGCTGTAGTAGAGCGCGCCCTGCGCGGTGTAGAGACCCTTGCCGTGGTAGCCGGGCAGTTGGCTATCGAGCGCGTCGGGGAAGGGGTTGGCGCCGGGGTTACCGTTGCGGTCGTTGATCCAGCAGGTGACATCCAGTGAATGCACATCGATCTCGTAGAGCCCTTCCTCCATCGTCGCGATGTAGATCTTGTTCTCCGGGTCGGTGAGGTGGCGTGCCGTGCCGGTGACTCGGCCGGGCAGCTCGCGCT
The sequence above is a segment of the Phycisphaeraceae bacterium D3-23 genome. Coding sequences within it:
- the asnB gene encoding asparagine synthase (glutamine-hydrolyzing); its protein translation is MPRMCGIAGILRFDDEPIDPKRAEAMRDALKHRGPDGDGIVHLGRCTLVHTRLAVIDQHDGAQPMSLPDGSLTVVFNGEIYNHAALREQLEKLGHTFTTDHSDTEVLLHGYRQWGTSMMDRLDGMWAFAIWDAEKQELLLSRDRAGQKPLYCGISSRNDEVWFASNNTALGAAYLGGYEKQFANYAHFATDFLRLGYGNAFANFACIDIDKRSWVKWDAKIDLKYFAKGIADFFRTYSDEPVAIPACSGAPQEQLGTTLTDAVSKRLLSDMPLGAFLSAGVDSSLIVAIAQRKINQTGLPPLRTFSVAMEEALYDESVEAAATAEHLGTDHTTLLIQPGDVMDDLETLMRLSGEPTADSSILPTYWLCKAAREHVTVALSGDGGDELFGGYDRYRAMGLLAKRGRLLGMLPATRHREQKSMRARLGRLVHAARQDSPAMQYLSMIQLFDDEQINAMRRSKPDAMDRHEAKGVPAWPDTGDPVRDAMMWDRNHYLPYDILRKVDRASMAVALEVRCPMLSPGMLALSDRLTTEQLRAGGKPKGLLRELAKKYLPPAVAKRRKSGFAIPIGQWFRTTLAEPMRERVLDPGYMDRLDFRPDLPERMCADHLAGTADHTHRLFALLQLSIWHRWLVSQGV
- a CDS encoding endonuclease/exonuclease/phosphatase family protein; protein product: MHTRLFRPAALLPLVLALLLHAPIATAEEVTVMTYNVENMFDVYDDPYTQDEDTDIKRRDEIVLIAQAIEQADADIVVFQELENEYLLEGMVSTFLAGKGYEYIAAQRTNSGRGINLGIISRYPIKRLASYRYLDFTHPDAPGRSWRFARDAMHITLDVHGHDVHIFNVHLKSNSSRPGDENSKLWRTAEAIMVKSLIRDILADDPDAYVLLMGDCNSNYWVDPRQDRAWPATVHLRAAEPDGSHLLIDAHEHLSHEDRVTIPGDDRYPPATFDYVYASPALAQHYVEGSAFILRDPALVGGSDHLPTGAAYDIGD
- a CDS encoding DUF3467 domain-containing protein — translated: MAENAQQKQVRMRIQDNNARATYANAFRHNANANELILDLGVNVVTPHPDAKGTADDPAADMLFQVDTRVVMNYATTKRLAGFLNQLVQAHEQKFGEIKTDA